A region of Flavobacterium album DNA encodes the following proteins:
- the rplE gene encoding 50S ribosomal protein L5, with translation MAYIPRLKQEYKDRVIPALKEEYGYKNVMMVPKLEKIVLSRGVGAAVSDKKLIDYAVDELTKITGQKAVSTISKKDVASFKLRKGMPIGAKVTLRGERMYEFLDRLVTSSLPRVRDFNGIKATGFDGRGNYNLGVTEQIIFPEIDIDKVNKISGLDITFVTSAQTDKEAKSLLTELGLPFKKN, from the coding sequence ATGGCTTATATACCAAGATTAAAACAAGAATATAAGGACAGGGTGATCCCTGCTCTTAAAGAAGAATACGGTTACAAGAACGTAATGATGGTTCCAAAACTGGAAAAGATCGTTCTTAGCCGTGGTGTAGGCGCCGCTGTGTCTGATAAGAAACTTATCGACTATGCAGTTGATGAGCTTACTAAAATTACCGGCCAGAAAGCTGTTTCTACCATATCTAAGAAAGACGTTGCATCGTTCAAACTTAGGAAAGGTATGCCGATTGGTGCTAAAGTAACCCTTCGTGGCGAAAGGATGTATGAATTCCTTGACAGGCTGGTGACATCTTCACTGCCGCGCGTAAGGGATTTCAACGGTATCAAGGCTACAGGTTTTGACGGAAGGGGTAATTATAACCTGGGTGTTACAGAACAAATCATTTTCCCTGAAATTGATATTGACAAAGTGAACAAAATATCAGGATTAGATATTACCTTTGTAACTTCGGCCCAAACCGATAAAGAAGCTAAGTCGCTATTGACAGAACTAGGTTTACCTTTTAAAAAGAATTAA
- the rplN gene encoding 50S ribosomal protein L14, producing the protein MVQQESRLKVADNTGAKEVLTIRVLGGTKRRYASVGDKIVVSIKDATPNGNVKKGAVSTAVVVRTKKEVRRADGSYIRFDDNACVLLNAAGEMRGTRVFGPVARELREKQFMKIVSLAPEVL; encoded by the coding sequence ATGGTACAACAGGAATCCAGACTAAAAGTAGCAGACAACACGGGAGCAAAAGAAGTTTTGACCATCCGTGTATTAGGGGGAACGAAACGTCGTTATGCCTCTGTTGGAGATAAAATTGTAGTGTCTATTAAAGATGCAACACCTAACGGTAACGTTAAGAAAGGTGCTGTTTCAACTGCAGTTGTTGTACGTACCAAAAAAGAAGTGAGAAGAGCCGACGGTTCATACATCAGGTTTGACGATAACGCTTGCGTATTGTTGAATGCTGCCGGTGAAATGAGGGGAACTCGCGTTTTTGGTCCTGTAGCAAGGGAACTTCGTGAAAAACAATTCATGAAAATTGTATCATTGGCACCTGAAGTGCTTTAA
- the rpsN gene encoding 30S ribosomal protein S14 has translation MAKESMKAREVKRAAMVAKYAEKRKALLEAGDYEGLQKLPKNASPVRMHNRCKLTGRPRGYMRQFGISRVTFREMANNGLIPGVRKASW, from the coding sequence ATGGCTAAAGAATCAATGAAAGCCCGCGAGGTAAAAAGGGCGGCAATGGTTGCAAAGTATGCTGAAAAAAGGAAGGCTCTTCTTGAAGCCGGAGATTATGAAGGCCTGCAAAAGCTTCCTAAAAACGCTTCACCGGTACGTATGCACAACCGTTGCAAACTTACAGGAAGGCCAAGGGGTTATATGCGCCAGTTCGGTATTTCACGTGTAACTTTCCGTGAAATGGCTAACAACGGACTTATACCGGGAGTTAGAAAAGCCAGCTGGTAA
- the rplX gene encoding 50S ribosomal protein L24, protein MIKLKIKSGDTVRVIAGDHKGSEGKVLRVLVDKNKAIVEGVNMVSKHTKPSAKNPQGGIVKKEAPIHISNIALVDPKTKETTRTGVRTEGDKKVRFSKKSNQVL, encoded by the coding sequence ATGATAAAGCTTAAAATAAAATCAGGAGACACCGTAAGGGTAATTGCCGGTGACCACAAAGGTTCTGAAGGTAAAGTACTGCGTGTCCTTGTAGATAAGAACAAAGCGATCGTTGAAGGCGTGAACATGGTGTCTAAACACACTAAGCCAAGCGCTAAAAACCCTCAGGGTGGTATCGTTAAGAAAGAAGCTCCTATCCATATTTCCAACATCGCGCTTGTAGATCCTAAAACTAAGGAAACTACAAGGACTGGTGTAAGGACAGAAGGAGATAAGAAAGTAAGGTTTTCAAAAAAATCTAATCAAGTACTATAG
- the rpmC gene encoding 50S ribosomal protein L29, whose amino-acid sequence MKQSEIKDLSAAELQSKLGELQKTYADLKSAHAISPIENPLQIRTVRRSIARVATELTKRELQ is encoded by the coding sequence ATGAAACAATCAGAGATAAAAGATCTATCTGCAGCCGAGCTTCAAAGCAAACTTGGTGAGTTACAGAAAACATATGCCGACCTAAAATCAGCTCACGCTATTTCTCCTATAGAGAACCCGCTACAGATAAGGACCGTAAGAAGGTCTATCGCAAGGGTAGCCACTGAGCTTACAAAAAGAGAGTTACAATAA
- the rpsQ gene encoding 30S ribosomal protein S17, translating to MEEKRNLRKERIGVVTSNKMAKSIVVSQTTRVKHPLYGKFVLKTKKFVAHDEKNDCNIGDTVRIMETRPLSKTKCWRLVEIIERAK from the coding sequence ATGGAAGAAAAAAGAAACTTAAGAAAAGAGAGAATTGGTGTAGTAACCAGCAACAAAATGGCAAAATCCATTGTTGTATCTCAAACTACAAGGGTAAAACACCCGCTATACGGTAAGTTCGTATTGAAAACAAAGAAATTTGTTGCACACGACGAAAAGAACGACTGTAACATTGGTGATACAGTAAGGATCATGGAAACACGTCCTTTGAGTAAGACTAAATGTTGGAGGTTAGTAGAAATCATTGAAAGAGCGAAGTAA